A portion of the Calliphora vicina chromosome 5, idCalVici1.1, whole genome shotgun sequence genome contains these proteins:
- the LOC135961333 gene encoding coiled-coil domain-containing protein 1-like, with translation MRILISSLLLLGGLNLVLARSIYWNDHDSMANKWLSNYNYDDELFQYPSNRYNDDIHKLMMGESLEESKETPLYPAIDDDIIPRDEDVNIANIFSSLFDTFHEIDSTKMEKSEEDTNNNEEISNNENDNEDDQNDDEENNQFEIFLHVPSDNMETDLEVSKSSEEKKDDEKENSDEVPTSASNVVVELIDLTKSSEEKEEVNEADDLSKQEIEELAALIITLTAIDDLMKITDENPDYADNEQDDELKTKEVDEYLNLFSSLLDKMLEDEQNTTGNDENNDDDVTTPTNDSDEEDNDYTTPKTDSNEDDDTDDDYTTPKTDDSNEDDDTDDDFTTPKKDSNEDDDTDDDYTTPKTDDSNEDDDTNTSNSKENEIEDISFVFHGIDDEHHESNLNDHKYEIVETPASDSSYMNVIRSSSSSQLDNQIVIQEYVDIRQDLDIEQDVLQMNKLNLDKDFYNIISDDFHEDNINKFEKDLFVVHENLDRIKRNVNAMQHLNSKLYFHKLIKDTLKEVQHK, from the coding sequence atgaGAATTTTAATATCATCTTTACTGTTACTTGGTGGCTTAAACCTAGTTCTGGCACGTTCCATTTATTGGAATGACCACGATTCGATGGCAAACAAATGGTTGAGTAACTACAATTACGATGACGAGTTATTTCAATATCCTTCAAATCGATATAACGATGATATCCACAAATTGATGATGGGTGAAAGTTTAGAGGAATCAAAAGAAACACCGCTTTACCCAGCAATTGATGATGATATCATTCCCAGGGATGAGGACGTTAATATTGCAAACATTTTCAGTTCTCTGTTTGACACATTTCATGAAATTGATTCTACTAAAATGGAGAAAAGCGAAGAGGATACGAATAATAATGAAGAAATTTCTAACAATGAAAACGATAATGAAGATGACCAGAACGATGATGAGGAAAACAATCAATTTGAGATTTTCTTGCATGTTCCATCTGACAACATGGAAACCGATTTAGAGGTATCAAAGTCATCTGAAGAAAAGAAAGATGACGAGAAGGAGAATAGTGATGAGGTGCCGACATCTGCTTCGAATGTGGTAGTAGAATTAATTGATTTGACAAAATCGTCTGAAGAAAAGGAAGAAGTCAATGAAGCAGACGATCTTTCCAAACAGGAGATTGAAGAATTGGCTGCGTTGATCATAACCCTAACTGCAATAGatgatttaatgaaaattacagaTGAAAATCCAGATTATGCAGATAACGAACAGGATGATGAGTTGAAGACAAAGGAAGTagatgaatatttaaatttatttagttctCTTTTGGATAAAATGTTGGAAGATGAGCAAAATACAACAGGGAATGATgaaaataatgatgatgatgtcaCTACGCCCACAAACGACAGTGATGAAGAGGATAATGATTATACCACTCCCAAAACTGATAGCAATGAAGATGATGATACGGATGATGATTATACCACTCCCAAAACTGATGACAGCAATGAAGACGATGATACAGATGATGATTTTACAACTCCCAAAAAAGACAGCAATGAAGATGATGATACAGATGATGATTATACCACTCCCAAAACTGATGACAGCAATGAAGACGATGACACCAATACCAGCAATAGTAAGGAAAATGAAATTGAAGACATTTCGTTTGTATTCCATGGCATTGATGATGAACATCATGAGTCCAATCTAAATGATCACAAATATGAAATTGTGGAAACACCAGCCAGCGATTCTTCATATATGAACGTAATTCGCTCCTCTTCTTCGTCGCAGTTAGACAATCAAATTGTCATCCAAGAATATGTTGATATTCGCCAAGACTTGGACATTGAACAAGATGTCCTGCAAATGAATAAACTTAATTTAGACAAGGATTTTTATAACATAATTTCCGATGACTTTCATGAagacaatataaacaaattcgAAAAAGACTTGTTTGTTGTCCACGAGAATTTGGATAGAATCAAGCGAAATGTTAATGCCATGCAACATCTTAATTCTAAattatatttccataaattgATTAAGGATACTCTTAAGGAGGTTCAACATAAATAA